From the genome of Spinacia oleracea cultivar Varoflay chromosome 2, BTI_SOV_V1, whole genome shotgun sequence, one region includes:
- the LOC110779081 gene encoding isovaleryl-CoA dehydrogenase, mitochondrial, translating into MQRLFAARRKLTSAVLLWRSPTLSASFSTSLLFDDTQIQFKESVAQFAQENIAPCAEKIDKTNYFPKDVNLWKLMGDFNLHGITAPEEYGGLGLGYLYHCIAMEEISRASGSVGLSYGAHSNLCINQLVRNGNPAQKQKYLPKLISGEHVGALAMSEPNAGSDVVGMKCRADRVDGGYMLNGNKMWCTNGPTAQTLVVYAKTDMAAHSKGITAFIIEKGMPGFSTAQKLDKLGMRGSDTCELVFENCFVPQDNVLGEEGKGVYVMMSGLDLERLVLSAGPLGIMQSCLDVVLPYVRQREQFGRPIGEFQFIQGKVADMYTSLQSSRSYVYSVARDCDGGKVNPKDCAGVILCAAERATQVALQAIQCLGGNGYVNEYSTGRLLRDAKLYEIGAGTSEIRRMIIGRELFKEQ; encoded by the exons ATGCAGAGGTTATTTGCAGCCAGAAGAAAACTCACCTCTGCTGTATTGTTATGGAGATCTCCAACACTTTCTGCTTCTTTTTCTACCTCCCTTCTCTTTGATGATACTCAGATTCAG TTCAAGGAAAGTGTTGCGCAATTTGCACAAGAAAATATTGCTCCTTGTGCAGAGAAAATTGATAAAACGAATTACTTTCCCAAG GATGTGAATCTATGGAAACTCATGGGGGACTTCAATCTTCACGGAATTACAGCACCAG AGGAGTATGGTGGACTCGGTCTTGGCTATCTTTATCACTGTATTGCAATGGAAGAAATCAGTCGTGCTTCTGGTTCAGTTGGCCTATCATATGGAGCTCACTCTAATCTTTGTATTAATCAGCTA GTGAGGAATGGGAACCCTGCTCAGAAGCAGAAATATTTGCCAAAG CTTATCAGTGGGGAGCATGTTGGAGCTTTGGCAATGAGTGAACCTAATG CTGGTTCAGATGTTGTTGGTATGAAATGTAGAGCTGATCGTGTTGATGGTGGTTATATGCTAAACGGGAACAAAATGTGGTGCACAAATGGCCCCACTGCTCAAACACTG GTTGTTTATGCAAAAACAGACATGGCCGCGCACTCCAAAGGGATCACTGCGTTCATCATTGAAAAGGGAATGCCTGG ATTCAGCACTGCCCAAAAACTAGACAAACTGGGAATGCGAGGAAGTGACAC ATGTGAACTTGTTTTCGAGAATTGCTTTGTACCTCAGGATAATGTGCTTGGGGAGGAAGGAAAAG GGGTATATGTTATGATGTCAGGGCTGGACTTGGAGAGGCTTGTTTTGTCCGCTGGCCCTCTTGGTATTATGCAGTCTTGCCTTGATGTTGTTCTTCCTTATGTTCGGCAGAGGGAACAGTTTGGACGTCCAATTGGCGAATTTCAGTTTATACAG GGTAAAGTTGCTGACATGTACACTTCCCTGCAGTCTTCAAG GTCATATGTGTACTCAGTTGCAAGGGACTGTGACGGTGGAAAAGTTAACCCGAAG GACTGTGCTGGAGTTATTCTTTGTGCTGCTGAAAGAGCTACACAGGTTGCATTACAG GCTATACAATGTCTTGGAGGCAACGGTTACGTGAATGAGTATTCTACAGGGCGTCTTCTCCGGGATGCCAAATTATATGAGATTGGAGCAGGAACCAGTGAGATTAGGAGAATGATCATCGGCCGCGAACTGTTCAAGGAACAATGA
- the LOC110779082 gene encoding DNA-binding protein S1FA — translation MAVNEVEAKGLNPGLIVLLVIGGLLLTFLVGNFILYTYAQKNLPPKKKKPISKKKMKRERLKQGVAPPGE, via the exons ATG GCAGTTAACGAGGTTGAAGCTAAAGGCCTCAATCCAGGCCTCATAGTTTTGTTGGTTATTGGAGGACTTCTATTAACCTTCCTAGTTGGGAATTTCATACTTTACACCTATGCTCAGAAGAACTTACCACCAAAGAAGAAGAAGCCTATTtcaaagaagaagatgaagagggaGAGGCTCAAGCAAGGTGTTGCACCTCCTGGAGAATAG